Within the Melopsittacus undulatus isolate bMelUnd1 chromosome 5, bMelUnd1.mat.Z, whole genome shotgun sequence genome, the region AAGAGGTGCTAGGAGAGCTTACAGCTAAAGCAGTGAGCAAAGAGATGCTGTGCTAGGCAAACAGGACTTAGTTGATCTGCAGTGATGACAGGCTTTAGTATTTTCTCACAGGTAATGACTGGTTGCAGAAAAGAAGGTGCCTTAGGCCTTTAATCAAATTGGTCACCTTAAAGCTATGAAATGCCCCACCCAGCACTAATTATTGCTATTATAACAGTAATAATGGAATCAAAAGTAACAGCTGTTATTCTTTGACTGCTGCTTTGCCAAGGCTGGTATTTTGTTTGATATGGAGCAAAGAATCTTAATCAACTTAGAATCACCCTTTGTTACAGAaaggttttgcccttttctgaGTAAAACTCAAGTTTCAACAAGTTGTGAAAATAATTCCATGTTTCCAGTTTCCCTATTTCCAGTGTTAACACCTTATGGagtgtttgtgtgtctgtgagGAAGATTAAAACAGGGATTTGCTCATGCTTTTACAGTATGTGTTATCCATCCCTCAGTTGGACTGTGGCAATTACTACCCCTGTAGttgcttcttttgccttctaCCACCTTCACCTGTTGTTTATATAGGTTTTCATGTGGCCAAAATAAGAGGCAACTGCTTTTAAATGCAGTAACTGGGAACATCAGCAGGTGGTCTCAAAATCAGGTGAGTCACCTCTTACTAGTTCTATTTTTGAAACATCAAAATAGGTTTGATTCTGTGCCACCACACTTGCTAAGAAAGCAGAGTATCACCATCAGCCATCTGTTCAATGCACAGCTGGAAAGCGTTCACTTCACCCAATCGAGGGTTCTGAAAACTGCCTGCCAGGAGCTAGGGAAGCCCTGCACCTAACTGAAGAGGTCTGCAGCCAGCTATCTTTGTGCTTAATAGGGATGAACTGCTGACAGAAACTACAACCAAATTACAGATTCCAGCATGTCATGATCCCTCCAGACTCAAATAAAAGTACATGGGGATAAGGACGGAGTGCAGCACACTACAACCTGCAGCCTCCATGGACCCCATTGCTTCATTAGAGGGTTATTGTTAAGCTATGGTATACTACAAAGCTCCACATCTTTCCTAGAAGCTATCCTTTCCTCAATTGTGTTTATAATGCCTTTTATAATTTCCAgctcttctgtttatttttatatgggTGTAAGGaggtttctttctcttcaagTCAAATCATAGGGCCCCACTGTTTCTAGCTCAAAGTCTCTCTAATGCTGCTAATCTCATATTAACAGCCTACTGACACAGAAGAGACCACAGAAAAGACTGATTGCCAGTCCTCTGGCCCTGTGACCTGACCGTGTGCTGCTCAGATCTGGATTAATGCTTGAGGCGATTTACCTCAGGAGGTGTTGTTATAGGTGCCTGTGACTCTAAACTCCTCTCAAACTGCCtggcaggagaaggaggaggggaacCTGTGAATCCACAGCTGATGCGGATACAAACAAGGCTCCTCTGAAACTCACTTTTCCTatacaaaattaagaaaaaaatcccctcgATTTCAGATTAAAGGCAAGAAGCTGTGCACCAACATCCCACCCAGGACACAAAAGCCTCTGTGATGCTTCCTCTTACTACCTGTCACTGCCAGCAAGTTTGCTTGACTTTGCTGTATTAACTTTCCATTTACTAGAAGTTGTTATCCAGGAGTGCAGACAAACACACTGACTTGCTCCAGTAGAGCCCTGCTGTGCAGGCTAATTCAGGTACATGAGTGACtcagctttaaaaacagtttaagcCATTCACATTTAAGGAAAGATGGAAAACCAGCATCATTCTTATTTGCTGATGAGTGTCAAATGTAACACTTTGTTTCCCTGGCCCAAACAGCCTCAGGCTCCTCTCCAGGACAGGACTGCATCTCCTACATTCACTGTGCTGtggcagctgtgctgctccatgACTCTACATAGTAGAAAGAGGGTGCTGGGATGACGGATCAGGCTGACCAGCTGCACTTGACGTCACCCGGCACAAGAGAATCCACACGCTGCCTCGTAACTGCACCAGGAGTATGCCCAACTGCCGTGCAGAGAAACAGAGGCAGGAGCTGATGCCACCCACAATCAGGTCAACATCCAAAGCTTCATGCATGCCGCAGTGTGAAGCTAGAGTGTCTCTGATCTCCATTAAGATGATTCTACTTCGggattatttcattttgctcGTTAACAAATTGCCAGTAAAACAGGTAATTGCTCCTGGCCTCTAGTTAAACAATCCTGTTACTGAGTTACTGCTATTTGCAGGTCAGAGAGCTGCAAAAGGTTTGGCCTTCAAGGCACCACACTGTCCCCTCTAGGAAGAGAGGTGAAGTACAAAAACATTCGACCGTGCCTTACAGAGAAATTAACTTTACCTATAATTATGGTCATTACAAGGCTGCTTAAACAACCTTGGCTTCTGAAACAACCACACTACAATTCATACAGATCTTCTGTTTAGAACAGTGCCTACCTCTCCCCAACCATTCCTTGCCTCTAATGCAACTGCAGTAAGTGTTACAGGTCACAGATATTTCCATAGGTCTTTATTAATAAGGAATAtcttcagctgctcctgctgctcactTACCAACCTGAAACAACAGCCCATTTCAAAGTCACCTCCCTTACCCACAGCAGCCAGTTCCAGTGTCACCAGTGCAAGACTGCACTGCCCTTCTAAGGGAACAATGCTGCTCCCCATCAAAGAGATGCCTGGACAATATTTTTGCACATCACAAACTTACCTTGGGTTTGTGCTGTCTTGCTCCTTTCCTGAATCTCAGTGGGGAGAATCCAGCCAGCATGAACCTTTTTCAAAATTGATTCCCTTATCCATATTTGGGAATTTGTGCTGGGCACTAGCTGGTACGAGGCATGTTCTTCCCACAGTGCACTTTGGGACTTGTAGTTCCCCAAAAGGAATGTTGTTTTCCAAGTTGCAGGCGCcaagcaacagaaacagaagtttgaAACGCCTTTACCTCTGCTTTCACTTATCTGCTGCACCCTTCCTTTTATaatgtttctgtgctgtggtttCTCCTTAATCAGTTTGAATCCCTGGGGAATTTATTCTGCAGATAATGGCAGCATGCAAACCCCTGGGATGCACCACTGAGCAAACGCTGCTGCTGCCACTACTGTAAGGGGCAGGTACACAGTCCTGCATCCTGGAATGAGAATGAGAGTTATCAAGCTTTTAAGTGTGCTCTCCACACTTTCTTCCCCGTTTCCAATGCTGCAGTGGCATGGAAATCCTCTTTTAAAAGATGTGCTCCACTTTTCAACATGTTCTGCATTAGcctgattttttatttcaataaataaatatagtGGGGAGTCAGCATTGCAAAATAAATCAATCTTGCCCGTCTTGTAGAGATTAACTTTTGAAGGGAGTTTGCACTGACTGCCATAATTACTTTGTAACCAAGACACCCTATTGTTTTTGAATAACAGAAGAAGAATGTGTATCGTTGCCTGCAGGGTGCTGATAGAGACAATGTTATTGTGCCCGAGCTCCAGTTTCTTTGACAGATTAAAACCGTGCGCACGGGGCGATTGAGGAAAAGTAGGCCAGAAGAGGAGAGGGCCCGGGAACCTTTAGTACCCACGCCAAACCCCTTCTCTTGCTTGCTCACTCCGGAGCCTCTGCCgagccctgctgctggggctgggctgacGCCCGGCGGCCGTGGGGAGAAGGACAGCGGCCGCTGCGGCGCCATGGCCCCACGTTTAGCGGAAGCGAGGCGGAGAGTGAGAAACTGAAGGGGTTTTAGAGTGGACCGGTACCGACGCCCATCCCGGCACCATGACCCCATAATCTCCCGTCGCGGCTTCCCGGGGAGGAACCTTGGTAAACCCCGCTTTTAAACCACTGATGTTCGCAGCAACAACTGCTGGCCGCGTCTCCCTCACCACGGATGGACTACATGTCCCGTCAGCCCGCGGGGCGAGGACAAGATGTCCGTTGGGGCGGCCCTTCTGCGGCCGGGAGGCGGTGGGGAAGAGGGTTGCCTTGAGGCCTGCTGCTGCCGCGGGGCTGCTGTTCATGCCTGAGtggagctgagctgggctgagctgagctgagcagagcagaggggacGGCAGCGGTGGATCTggagccggagccgggcgggcgACGAGGCACGGAGGGGCGCGGTGGGAGCCGCAGCCCTCCCGGTAGCCCTTCCACCGCCACTATGAGGAGCGAGCCTCTGGCCCAGGCGGCCTCGCTGCTGGAGGAGGCGACGGACCTGCTGGTGTTGCACCGGGACTTCGCTGCAGCTGTGGAGAGGTGTGAAGCGGGCTGCGACAGCCTGGGCCCCGGAACAGGCCCTGAGAGGTGCGAGCGACCGGCGGGCCACCGAGCGGGGACAGGGCGGCGCTGGAAGTGGCTCGGTATAGCACCGGTGTCAGGCTGGCTGCTGACTGCAGGCCGCGTCTGCCctgcttgtggggttttttttattcatagAGGACCTTTTGGGTTCTATAAgcctttttgtgtttgcttgtttgttttgtcaggGGATTAGGAACCTCGTTGGTTCGATTATGTGTATTACTGCCAATAATACGTATGGTCgttgctgtggttttgcttaACTTTGTCTTAGTTATCTAGATTAACAGAGGGCGGCACTGTTGCCTAAATACGTACTAGTGGCTTGGCTTTGGTGTCTGCTCATAGCCTGTCTGTATTTACCTGTTTCATGTGAAGGGCTCTCGTGTGTTTGAGAAAAGCAAAGTGTGCTTCCCCATGTGCTCCTAGAGATCTCTTGTAATGAGTGGCCTCCTGAAttggcccctcactacaagatAGAGAAAAGgacaacagagctggtgaagggtctggaacACGAGTGTGttgaggaatggctgagagaactggggtgGTTGGCCTGGAAAAGAGGAGTCTCAGGGGGTACCTTGTCACTCTCTACAACTTCCTGACAGGAGGATAGAGCCAGGAGGAGGCTGATCTCTGTTCGCAAGTCACAGGTGATGGGAAAAGAGGAGATGGCCTCAaactgcaccagggcaggtttagactGGCTATCAGGAAAAATTTATTCACCaaaagggtgatcaggcattggaacaggctgctcagggaagtggtggagtcattgtccctggaagtgttcagaaaccgtgtagatgaggccctcaggGATGTTGTTTAATggcagttggacttgatcttaaatgtatttttcaacctagttgattctatgatacagaTTCAGTGCGTCTTCTCAGGGGGGTGAATTTGCCTTTTCATCCAAGGTGAGGAGGtggaaaggaggagaagcagctgcCAGAGAAATGTAGAGTACCTAGGCTAGGCTGCAGCTCACTGAAGTGGATGCAAGGGGTTGTCAGAAGTGCTTATTTGGGTATCTCTTCATTACCAGTTCTGCAGAAGTGAAATGCTCCCTTTGTGTTGTGGGGATTCAGGCACTGGCTGAGATGAACCGATGGAGAGAAGTTCTGTCGTGGGTCCTGCAGTATTACCATGTCCCTGAACATCTGCCTCCAAAAGTTCTGGAACTGTGGTGAGTTTCTGTCTGTGGCTGTCAGATATACACAGGGCTTGCATTAGGTTTAATGGCAGGCCAGTCTTGAATATAGCGTGATATTTTCACTTTGTGTGGTGTGAGGATGAGACGGGAGCCAGGGTCAGGCCTCTTCTTGACCTGTGTGTGCTGAACACACATGTGCACTGTTTCATggcaataaaatacaaaagaggTGATGCTGAGAAAGGAACATCAGTGATTGTACTTCCTGTCCACCTCAGAAATCTTTTGTTGTTTAAGTGTTGACCCTGATACTTGCCTTCATGATAGCTGTCTGTGGATAGCAGCTGTCAGCAATCTCAGCTTTTACAGAGAGTTAGTGTACTCtaacatttctttcttgtgtttcagtatCCTGCTGTACAGCAAAGTGAGAGACCCCCAGGTGATGCTGGAGGTTGGCAGCAGCTGGCTGACAGACCAAACCAACAAGAGCCTCCCTGAGTACTGTTCCTTGCTGGAGCTCTATCTGTTGCATGTGTTGCTTCCACTTGGCCGGTTtgagggagcagaggagcttGTACGTGGCTGTGGTGTTTTTAATAGCCAGCAGCAGCTAGCATTTCTCGGGACCATTTGTGAAAGCCGATGTCAATGGGCTCAACAGGAAGAGATGCACTTGgctgctgaagaacagcaaGATGCAGCGACAGAAACTGTTTTGGGTAGGCTTTCCTGCTGTTGcttgtgcttcttttttttaatcattttatttcaagttaGTTGCTACCTTGTCAAAGGGCAGCAGGTATTAACTATATATCAAGAATATTGTCATGAGAAGCCAGCCATGAGGAAGTCCTGTTGTTTACCACAGAAGGAAATAGAAGACTTAGTGATCCATTTGCTGAAAATTACAAAGTGCGTTTAGTCTCTGTCAATGTCAAGACATGGGAATTACTTTCCAGGTTCAAAAGCacttcagatttttaaattttattttttaagggaAACTAAAACTCCCTAGCAATCCTTTAGGTGGATGTTTTGTTGGCTCTCCATACTCTCTGCTATATATCCACTTATAGTTGAGcccatttagaaaaaaacatgtcTGGCATTTAAACTACTACTTTCCCTCCAGAACTGTAAATCACTTAATGTTGTCTGCTAGGAGCAAAGCTGGTACTACTGTGGTATAAGAGCATATTATACTAAAGCAAATAcctaaaaaaaagtataatgaATTGTATTACAAAATAGTactgtttctctgtttcctattataaaaaaggcaaaaaactcAAGCCAACTCATAAGCGATCAAACTAAGAAGAGTCTTACTTTAGTATTTTAGTTTCTTGTTATGTTTTTGTGATTACTTTTTTTACTGTACTTTGTCCTAACAGccttttttgttcttgtacTTTAGGTGCTTTGTCCCAAAAGCTCTTGAACATGTTGACATTGCTGCGTAGAGCACTGAGGTCCATGTCAAGCCACTTCTATTTATTTCCTTACAAAAAGATGCTCTTGGCTACTTTTCTGCTGTATCTTGTGGTGGTGAGATTAGACCCAGGTACAGTACTGagatttcagatttttaaaattctattaTGGTTACAGAGAATAAAATAGTTGCTTTAATAGGTCTAGTCTGTGTAAATGTCTCGTCTTTGGGAGACAAAAAAATTGCATGACTAAGAACTTACTAGTAGTATGCTGTGGATGGGAGCAGTGCCCTGAGTGAAGGCCCAGGTGCAGAATCAAACAGAAGGTACTAAGACATCTAGGTTTCCATTAATTCTAGCTGGGATTAGTTCTTTCTTGAGATGCATAGTGTGTTTTAGTTTTACCTTTTATAATGAAAGGCTTTTTTGCCACTTTTATTCTGCAGCTTCCCCTACATCGCTGCCATTCATTTATAAACTGGTCCAGCTCTTCCGACAGGCTTGGGCAGCTGTGTTTACTCCAGTCCACAGGCCTCCAATTCAAGACTAGGTTCCTTCCATCACAGactgtgtttttctctgcttctgtaaaAGCATCAGCTTGTCTTGAGGATGTAATCAGGCTCGGTCTTCAAGGACTGTTGAGATCAGTGGCCTAATTGAGATGACCACCTGTGAACTCCTGCGTGGCAATACCTTCATTTCTTCAGACAGGCAATGGTGATGTGTGGATCTTAAAACCACGCCAACTGTTCCTGACATTTTGCTTGGCACCAGTCTGTCAAACACCAGGGCAGAGCCCACTCTTTCTCTAATCTACAACTGAATAAGAATCCTCCTTTTCAAATACTTTGCTTTGGATGTAGTTCTTGAGTGAGGGTTGTGTAGCAAATTAACTACAGAAGAAGTTCTCATGCTTGGGAATGCTGGGCAGTTCTCTGAATGAGTGAAATAGGTTCCTGGAGGCATGACTGTAGAAGGCAATGGAGgggaatattttgttttgcctgAAGACACCTGAAAAGCCCAGTTCCTGCAGCATGGGATTTAGGACAAGCATGTGGAAGAAAAACACCGGAGAAGGTGAAGCCTATTGCATATGGTTTCTCTTGTGACTGATGCCTCCTTGCACAGGCGCTCTTGATTTTAGTTATATTTAAGCCAGAAAGCCAAGATGGTGGACCACAAGGACTGTTGTTCTGTATCTGCTCTTCTTAAATGCAAATAACAGCACTTTATGCTTGCCTCATGCATAGTAGTGCTTAGGAGCATGTGATGGTGGTAAggaaatagatttatttttttaaactatattCTATATTATTATCTAGTTGAACAACAGAAGTTGTAGCACTGTTTTACTCTTTCCCTAcctcttgctttgtttctgtagaTGTCAAAAAGTCTCTGTGTCTAGAATTGCCCCCCTACCCTAAGTTTCTGAAGTCCTGGGTTACATGGCAGCCATTTAGGAATGCTCTGTCATTTGGAACAAAAGTTTATTAGTAGGTGGGAACATACACTTCTCTGAGATCCCAAAACATTCCCCAGATCTGTAGCAAGAAGATTACTATCTTTGCAGATCTGTCACTGACTTACACCATTTCCAACCACTTGGGGCAGAAGTTGGAGGTTTGGTTTAGAACATTCTTTTTTTAcccatctgtccatccatccatcaatAATCCCATATCCCTCCCCAAAGCTTTTGTCTCTGCTAGGACTTCATGCCAGAAGTAGCACATAATGCTTCACCACATTAAAGTTATTTCTTGCAAACTCTGCTCGCATAGGAAAGAGCTGCACTTGATATTGCTAAATGATTCTACTCGTAAGTGTAGTTACTGCAGCCAGGTTACTCTGCAGCCAGCGTCTGGTAGGAAATCAGGTAGAATAAAGCCCAGAAGATCTGTCTGGAGTAATTTCTTGAACAAGCCTGACTCGGTTGTGTCTACTGGCTCCCCACTTTGCAAGGCGTCTCTTTATGTCCTTTGTAAAGCAGTTAATGAAACAGCAAACTGCACTCTGAAGCCAGGCCAAATTCTGACCAAACTATTTAGGTAACAACAATTtttttgctcttgttttctATTAACATTTTTAGTTATATGTCAAAGGTACAATTTTGGAGGTTGGGACCAATGGTCTGAGCAGGCCACACATTGTTTACAGACTGCTGTTAAATGTCTTAGCTGTTTGTTTACCAGGACTTAAACattcagtttgatttttaagtGTAGACTGGTAACCTTCACTTCTTTTGAGTACTACTGATTTAGCATTTGTATTGTATTTAATCCTTCCTGAGAGGGCAAGAAGGTAGAATTTTGCAATTAATACTAAATCAGCAATATTTAATTCTCACAATAAAGTGACTACTGATTTACCTCTTTGTTGCTTATTTTTGCTGTGATTAAATGTATGAAAACTTCTGGGTTTAATGTATTGattctctgcatttttcagataatttttgaaaatatttcactgtgtCCTTATTGTACAGGTGTATTTGAATTAAGTTGAGGACTTGATCAGTGGGAATCTAAcgagatcatagaatcatagaatagtttaggttggaaaggaccttaagaatatctagttccaatcctctaccatgggcagggatgcctcacactagaccatgttgcccaagggtctgtacagcctggccttgaacactgccagggatggagcatttaccatttctctgggcaacctgttccagtgccttgccaccctcacagtaaagaacttcctcttcatatctaacctgaacttcccctgtttaagtttaaacccattacctcttgtcctattggtacagcccctgatgaagagtttcTTTCCAGCATCCTCAACCAATGATGTTGGTAGTGTATAAGTCTGTATTTCATAGGGGTTCATAGAGTGCTAATTACTTTATGTGAAAGATCcagcaatatatatttttgttttcaatatcCCATTTTTCATGTGGGATGACCAAGACCAATACTACCAAGAATGAAGTACCTGGTATTAATCTTTAGCTATATTTTTCTTGGTGCTCTCATTGTATCATGGAGGGAAAAGACAGAGCTATGGGGATCCTATTGTTTAAGCCTTGTCAGAGAAAATACGTATGCACACTGTGGGTATATAAACTTTCTGCTAGTAACTCCAGGTCTAAGAGCAAAttacagttctgcttttttgttttgccatcttgTTAGATGCAAAAAATTTGCATTGGCTCATGTTGTAGGCAGCTGAAAGGCTGAAGAACAGTTGTCTATAAGGAGATGAATGGAGGTCAGAAGTATAAGGAACAAATATAAGGAATGGCTGGCAGAAAGAGGAGGCTTGGTAACTTAGCACCAGGAGGCAAGAAGATAATCTCATGTGCTTTGTTCACAGATGATCAAATAGTCAAGTGGAATCCCTTGCAATTCAACCTGTTCCCCAAGTCATTTCAGTCAGCAGAACCTAGGCAAGCTAACTGCATGTCCACCATTCACTTACAGTCACCTCTATCAGAAAGATGCCATTTAAAAATGATGCCACCTTTTGAAAGtgtaaatgaagaaattctGACATGGTTTTAATGTTCACAGCATGTTCACCAGCTGTTAGAGTTTGA harbors:
- the PEX26 gene encoding peroxisome assembly protein 26, which gives rise to MRSEPLAQAASLLEEATDLLVLHRDFAAAVERCEAGCDSLGPGTGPESSAEVKCSLCVVGIQALAEMNRWREVLSWVLQYYHVPEHLPPKVLELCILLYSKVRDPQVMLEVGSSWLTDQTNKSLPEYCSLLELYLLHVLLPLGRFEGAEELVRGCGVFNSQQQLAFLGTICESRCQWAQQEEMHLAAEEQQDAATETVLGALSQKLLNMLTLLRRALRSMSSHFYLFPYKKMLLATFLLYLVVVRLDPASPTSLPFIYKLVQLFRQAWAAVFTPVHRPPIQD